The sequence CTTCCTGGTCAGGTCTTCTGTATGTTACACCAggacaccttcatgaacacaCTTAACATTCTCTACCTCATTTAAACCTGTAGCAATCCCAGACTGTAAAGTTAAAGTTACCGACGCTAGCAACCATATCCTTTATGCAGCATTCTGCAATCACCATGGCATTGTGTTCCTCTAGTTCCCGTTGACTAGCGTAACTCATAACACAATTTCAAGAAGGGGGTTATGTCAGCCTCGCTCAGACGATCACTGGACGATCCTCACTAATATTATCTCGGCATAGTGGCGCCACGTCCTTAAATGCAACTTTCCCCTTCCCATACTCCTCCCTCACCAACTTCCTTTTTAGCTATACCCCACCTAGAGCACCGGGAACGTGAAAGTCCAAGACTTGCAGATCCCGTCACCTTCAGTCATGGAAGTCTGTAACATCTAAAATACCAGAGTCCAATGTACCTATGCATGCCCTGAGAGGTTCACAGGCTTaggttgttttccctggaactTCGGGGGCTGATCGGAAACCTGAGAGAAGTTTACAATACATAGAATGTCGAGATCGGGTAATCGTCCTTTTATCGAAGATAGGAATACCtttctttattttctattttcaatCATTTTACTGATTTTTCTGAAAAAAAAGTGTGTATACAAACAGGAGGAGAATATCTCTGGTATATATGTTAATAACAGTACATacagaaggtaaaataaacaatatcagaatCCTATATAGTGTTGATCTAAATGTATAAATTTGATATAGAATGTATAATACAGAAATAAAAGAATGTAATTCATTCTCCTCTTTTCAATTTATGAAGAAAGGAAGGACTATTAGAAATTTTTatataaaagggaaaaaaaacactgttctaaacagaaataaaaggactgggcagtccatcctGTGAGAAAAACCAGGAGAAGAGAGactctctgatcaaatccaaggttctgaaagagtatctggaagagaatcagtacaaaaagcagatcatatgaaaatattgaataaaaggtcgcaagatttcttcaaatttaaagaatGCATCTAAtatccgacttcttattttctgtaGACTTAGACAGGACATGATAGAGAAAAGCCAATAAAAGGCAGTAGGAGGGTTAGTGTCcttccatttaagtaaaatggCTTTCCTAGCCaataaggttgaaaaggttaTCATCCACTGAGTGGAAGCAGGAGTGTATCCTGCTTCCAATGGAATAATCACAAAAATAGCTGTAAATAAGTTTGGTTGTAAATCCAGATCAAGCACTTTTGATAAGGTTTTAAAAACACCTGTCGAAAAGTTCTCCAACTttatgcaagaccaaaacatgcgAGTTAAAGTGGCTGTCTGAGTATTATATCTATCACAGATCCGATTAATATTGGGAAAAGTACGGactaatttatcctttgacatatgtgccCGATGCACTACCCTGAATTGTATCAACGAATGACCGGCACAAATAGATAAAGTATTGACCAGATAAAAAATTTTACTCTATTGATTATCCAAAGTAACACTTGAAATTCCAATTCCTGGGCAGCTTTAATTTTATGgttagatatcattcgtaaattcaataaTCATTTATAAATTGTATCTATTCATCCTTTTTGGAGTTGTTTAACCTGGAAGAGGGTATCTATTATATTAGATGGATAAGCGCAGGGATAATTTGGAAGAAAAATTCGTAAAAATTCCTAATCTGTAAATTTGCATAAATCAAATTTATCCGCTAGCTGAataagacattaaacaatcaccTATAAACAAATCCGAAAAAGTTATTATTCTTTCGATTTTCCAAATGAGAAAAGCCTGATCGAAATTTGATGGTTTTAAAAATAGTTGCGATATATTTTACTAGAAAGGGCAaagttatttaatttaaaaaatctgcgaaactgaaaccaaattcttaatgtatgtttaataataggaTTAAGGTCTTATCTACCAATCTTagggtgcagaaaaggaagaggagctcccagtaaagaggccaaggaATACCCCTTCACCGAGTTTTTCTCCAAATCCACCCATAAAGGACAGTCAAATATGAGTCTAAGATTTGGCAAAGCCAAACCATCGTCCtgtttttaatttctgcaataaagagttactcaatctaggattttcaTTGTTCCAAATATAGAATAAAATTTTAGAGTCTATTCTGTCAAAAAACCGCTTAGGAATAAAtgaaggaactgcctgaaatatatataagaattttggtagaactatcattttaatagtatTTATTCGACCAATTAATGATAGCGTCACAGAAGGCCATTTAGAAAGTATTTGTTGGGTATAATCAACTAATGcgagaaaattatatttatacagATCTTTAATCTTCATGGtaactttaataccaagataggtaaattgatttttagcaatactaaaaggtaaTTGCTCATACTGATCCAAATAATGATTAATGGGAAAGAACTCACTTTTGTATAAATTTAACTTATATCAGAAGAACTTCTATTTTCGGAGAATATGGATAACACCGAAGGAATGGATTTCTTAGGAACTGGAATGTACACTAACAAGTCGTCTGCATACAACGATACCTTATGCAATTGATCCCTCTCTTCATACCCTGAATTGTATTGGAAttacgaagagcaatagcaagaggTTCtacagccaaattaaataacaaagtaCTAAGAGGACAGCCCTGCCGGGTATCTCTGTATCGTCTAAATtaaggagatttttgattgttagttaTAACCGCAGCAATAGGAGCTTGATAGATCAATTTGATCCAGGGAATGAAACCCGGACCAAAACTAAATATTTCTAAAATTTCAAATAAATAAATCCACTCCAACccatcaaaggctttctctgcgTCAAGGAAACGGCACGTTCAGGTTCTTTGGATGGAGAGGAAATAATAATGTTCAATAGTTTCCCAATATTAAAGTGTGAATAcctattctcaataaatccagtttgatcgtTAGAGATAACGTTAGGTAAAATATTCTCGTTCCTATTAGCCAAAATTTCAGAAAGAATTTTAGAATCCACATttagtaaagaaattggtctgtaagaggcacattcagaaaaatctttttcttttttaggaattagtgAAATTAATGCCTCATGAAAAGTTTTCGGGAGAGTCCCAGAGggtatagaatcagtgaaaacttGACATAAATGAGGTGTAAGTATCTCAGTAAAGGtctttaaaaattccactgtatatccatctggTCCCGGAGCCTTATCTGACTGAAGAGAGGATATAGCCCTTgttatttcctcttgtttaatggGCGCATCTTCTCTATTCATATCTTGAGTAGAAATTTTAGACATATTCAGcttttgcaaaaatctattcatagaATTAATATTGTCTGAAAAGTCAGATTTCTAAAGGTTAGAGTAGAAATCCAGAAATACCTTATTAATTTCCTGATCATCTGACGTTTCAATTCTATCAGCTCATCGTATTTTCAAAATCTGTCTTCTCGCCATCTCTGCTTCTAATTAACCAACCAAGAATTGACTTATCCCCATGTATGCAAAATTGACTTTTAATTTTGAGAAGTTACTGCTCAGTGGGATAGGTCAAAAGCAAATTATGCTGAGTTTGAAGTTTCACCCGTCCCTTATAAATATCTTCATTCGGTGTTACTGAATAAACTTTATCAGTTTCTTTAATCCTGTTAGTAATCACTAAAGTTCCGCTTTGGTTTTCCTTCTTAAACTTACTGAATATGAAATTATTTGTCCCCTGAGAAGAGATTTCGTCGTATCCGAAGTAACCAAACTCGACATTCCTTCGgttgtatttaattcaaaaaataaagaaatttgttCTTTAAAAAAACTTACAATATCTAAGTCCTGTAATAATGTAGTATTACATCTCCACTGAGAAGAATTTAAAATGTTATCAGGAACTCTAAATATTAATTTTATAGATGCGTGTTCCAACAATGTAATGACATCATACTTGCAACCAACAACAGGGCAACCAATTCCGTGTCCAGCAAACAAAATCAATTCTTGAGTACTTATGATATACAtgtcaaaagaaagaaaaactcccCATCTATAGGATATAGAAACCTCCGGATATCAAACAAACCATATTCCAATAAAATACAGTTAATACAAGTCGCAGCCTTATTAGGAAGCAGTGGATTGGTTGATGACCTATCAATCGAAGGATTTAAACAACCATTGACGTCCCCGCCCATAATCAACTAGTGTTCATTTAAATTTGGCAACGCAGAAAATAGTTTCTTAAAAAATTCGGACTATCTGTATTAGGTGCATAAACAGACCCTAGAGCCAACTTTTGATCACATAACAGACAAAAAACAATTAAATATCTTCCTATTGAATGGGTAACAGTATTTAAATGTATGAAAGGGCttttagatttaataaaaatagatagtcCTCTAATTTTAGTTACTGATATGGAATGAAATTGATAACTtctccaaattaaaaaaaaacgatTTTCATCTTCCCTACGAATATGGGTGTCCTGCGCAAAAATAATATCAGCctgaagtgtttttaatttcttaaagatCTTTTCCCGTTTAATAGGTTGGTTCATACCGTTCAAATTCCAGGATATTACattaattttattgacatccatATTTAAACTTTAATATAAGATTTTGTAAAGTAAGTTATTGCAGAAACACAAATCAAATCTACCAGGAAATACAAAACATGAACTCGATCGAAGATAACGAAAAATGCAACATGATTGACAGAAAAATATCTCAGGTTTGCCCAGTCGGAAAACACCTCATCGAGTAACCCCACCCCCTACCCCCAAAGCCTGAGAACAGTCCAATAGGCGGACAGCATGCTAAACTACTATCCCTTTTCCCCTGAGTCCGATTGGCAGGCTCTTCTCAAACGGTATGTATTAACACCAATAACTAAGGACAAAGCCCAAAAAAAATGAGTGAGCAATATCGAATATCTTGATAGTATGTCTAATATAGGTTAGAACCTAACTAACATCGGCCATCTTAAATTCATTTTAAATAAGTCAGTCATATATTCAATAAAGGAAAAATCCAACCAATTAATATGTTATGACTACTGCTCTCCACTTACAAGTCAATAAAAAGTAAGTAAGTATGTGTATATTAAATCCAAAACAATATTAAGTATTAAATATGTTCCCATTTCAACGACTCCCAGCTAAGGATTAACCGTACAAATTGTTTGCGAGACGGATTTGTACTCCTTTATGAATCTCCAACCCTCTTCCGGGAGCCAATCCATTTCGGGCGATCATTACGTGGAGAGATTCTCAGACGAGCCGGGAAGTACAAAGAAGAACGACAATTATTCTTGTAAAGCTCAGCCATCGCTTCCCGATATTTAACTCTTTCAGCATAAAGCTCTGTAGGAAAATCTTCAATTATATAATCTTCCCATTAAAGATCAGCTTCCCTCGCTTCCTTGCATCTCGCAGAATCGCTTCTTTAGTTATAAAATAGTGTAGGCAAAGTCTCACCTGGCGAGGTTTCATCTCAAGTGAAGGCTTTGGGCAGAGACAGCGATGGGCTTTATCTATGATCGGAGGGGTTTCAATGATCTCACTAAAAAGTGAATGTAACATATCTGTAAAATATTTTAATGGTCCACTGGATTCCATATTTTTAGGCAAACCCAGTATGCGTAAAATCATCATGCGGCTTCTACTTTCAACATCAACCGTTTTCTTCTTAATTCTCGATATTTCCGAggtagcctcattaattttcttttccagaGCCGATATCTTTAATTCTTGTTCTTTAATTACTTGATTTATTGCCCACCTGCTCTCTTTTAATTCTGTTAATAGTGCTCTTGAGCGCCTCGAAATGGAATTCCAAATTGCCGCAAGTTTCCTGGACGacggaaatatatatatattttttcaaatGTTTCATTAGCCTTCACCAGGCTATCAATCTTAGTATTCATATATTCCATTAAAGAGAGCATTCGTTTTGAAGTAAGCACTTCCGCTGAATGCTCTGTTGGGTCGGTTTCAGCAAcggtttttccagcatttttaaaaaatccctgCCATCGTAATTAAATCGTAAGACCTTCAGGTAGTGGAATTAATCTACAAACTTCAAACGGTTCTAGCAGTGCGAAGTAGATTATCAAAGTTAGGAGAAGCGCCACACCCGTCCTACTCCATGGACTGCCAACCGGAGACTCAGAAATATAAAATACTGGTGGACATACTCTGATATTGAGAGGCAGAAATTTCAAATTTGTGTGCGGGGTAGATTTTTACATAGGTAGTGGCGGGTGCTGTAGTATAGCGTCCGGAGTGTTGGTCGAAGCATTATGTGGATCAAAATCAAGTCTGCCGAAGGAGGGTCTCCCAATCTGTGGGTTCAAACCTGGAGGTAGAGCAATTTGAGGAATCTGGAGATAACGCTTATCCAGCACTGTAGAAGACGAGAAACCATTCCTCTTATTTCTGAGATGCCCTTGGATTATGTAATAGAATGGTGTCGAGGGAGATTCTCCCTGTGGCTCATCTTGAGAGTGTCAGATGCGACCATGTTGATTGAGTTTCATTCTGCATTTGAATTCATGAGCGTGTGACGGGACAGCGCAGTGGATGATTCATCTTAGTCAAAAGCAAGATCAAAAGCAGAGCCCTTAAGAGCACTGATAGATGAAAGGATCTTGTGTTCCAGGTCTATAGCTCCGAATGCTTCCACAGAATAGCTGTGTCGTGAAGAGGGTATTTGCcatgcttgtcttcattggtTGGGACATTGCAAACTTCGTAATTTGTGTTGCAGAAGTGCAAAACATTGGCGAAGCTGCACTTGCACAAATTTGTGTACTCTGCACAGCACATTACTGAATGGATGTGGAGgcgttagagagagtgcagacgaggttcaccaggatgctgcatgattATTTCTCAAAATAAGCGGTATGTCAAAACACGTAGAGAGGGATCCACCGTGGAATCCTCTTGCTGCCGGAAGTCCACCTACAACACCTAGGGAATGCAGTTTGAATGATGCTCCACCATGAGTTCGACCAGGCACTCGTTACAACCGGGTTGTTGGATTGGCAGTGTCGGTCCGGACTTCAGGCGCTTCCTCGGAGAAGGCCAGACGGAGCGAGGAGGCAAGAGAACGTCTGAAGACCTGGCGGAAGTCGCTGCCAGTGAAGACGTAGAGAAGAGGGTTGAGTGCGCTGTTGAAGAAGGCCAAGGGGATGGTTACGTGATCCAAACTCCGAACGTCACAATCGAAAAAGAACGAGGCAAAACTGGAACTGTGGAACGGGAGCCCGGACGCTATGAATGCGGCGACAACAGTCATGGTGAGGCGGACGGGATTTCTGGACTGAGTGAACTTGTCCCGGTGCAGCTGCAGGCCGATCAGGGCACAGCAGATGGTCATGATCACGACGGGGAGGACGAAAATAATGATAGCCCAAGTGACCCTCATCATATCCCaggtcctgggcccaatatacaGTGCAATCTTCCCGTTCAACAGGACGGTAATGCAGAAAAGGATGGAGAGGCCGCTGACCCCAAAGAAGGCCGCATATACCCAACGCAGTCTCATGTGCTGATAGAACCAAATCGGCCGAGTGACGGCTATGCAACGGAGGATGCTGATCAGCGTCAATATGAAGACGCTGACGGACCCGTTGAAGGCGATAGCACTCTCCAGCGAAATGTTCCATCTGTAATTACTAAGCCCCATGTCTGGAAAGGTGAATACGACCATCCAGAAGGGGAGGATCAGGCAGCAGATTAGGTCTGCCACAGCCAGGTACAGGAAACATGTTGTGTAGATGCTCCTATTCATCTTGAAGCCTGTCACCCAAATGGCAGTGCTGTTCCCGGGAACGCCGAGTAGGAAGGTGATGGCGTAGGGGATCATGGTCCATTTGGAGACCAACGGGAGATCGGGGTGTTCCGATGTGTAGTTCGAACCAGCGGTAAGGTTAACCGAATTCTCCAGGATCGACATATTCGTCCaatggtgaggctgagagggttaGGGATTTTGGGGATGGGGAGTGTGCGCGGGTAGGAAAGATGGACAgattgagagagtgtgtgtggatgAGTAAGAGAGCAATAGATTCGGCAGTACCGCAGAACCAACTTCTTGTCCCTACCACTGACTGATCACCCTCCTTAGCGCTCCTCCAACAGTGCCATTTCTCTCTTTACCGCCTCTCCCAAAAcgcagctctccctcctcatcgaCTCCTGCCAGTACTGCGATCCCTCCTCAACACCcatcaccaccccctccccatccccagcgCGACGCTCCCATCTCACGGCTGCTTCCACAGTGCGGCAATCCTTCCTCACAACCCTTCCCATAACGATTTGGGCCGAATGGCAGGAGGAAGTATTGATACGTTTCCAGCCAGTACAAAATGTtctggagttgtggacagtgaagatggATATAACGCTTAGAGCAGGGTATGTATGAGGAGAGAAATGCCAGATGGAACTTAATCCGTGAAACTGTCACGTGCTGCACCTTGGGAGGATAAATGTCAGGGGAAAGCATGCAGTTAATGGTATTTTCCTTCGAACCCTGACGtagagagggatctgggggtctaAGTCCCTCGGTCCATAATAGTGCATACACAATATATAGcgtgataaagaaggcatatgcCACGTTTGCCTTTCCTAACTTAACGCCTCGGATATTGGGTCGAGAGGTCTTGTCACACGAGTTTTCCTTTGTAGTATTCTATGCAGTTCTGGACACCACTTTACAGGAGGTGTCGGGAAGCTTTCGAGAAGGGGCAGAAGACGTTCACAACGATCAGTATTGGATTAGAGGGTTTAAGTTTAAAGAAGCAGTTGGAAATATTAGTctggttttctctggagtataAGGGGTTGAGGATGGAGGCTCATAAAACTATGAGATGCACAGACAGGAAATGCAGTCAGCGACTTTCCCCAGGGTAAAATATTGGATGATATGAATTGAATTTGCGGGGGCAAGTTGTGGACTGCCACTACTTTGCTTTGTTCAACTTTTCAGTCCCGCCCTGCTCTAATCTGTAGGAACAGCCTCTGGGGATAAGGAAGACCCTTCTTTTTTCCATGCAAACCACCGGTAGTTTGATGCCCCACTTGAGTTTCTCGCCAGATCAGAACGCTTCGCGTTAACTAGTCACCCTCTGCTTTCAGTCGCCTTGGATGACCAATTCTGGTACTCGCACCTGGGGCACATTCCTCCTAACCTTGTACCCTAACTTACCTCGAGGTGCATCTAAGAATATTCGGCGCAGTCCGTGGTCCTGGCCAAAGCTCGACTGATGGGCTCAGATTCCAATTCCTTGCGACTACCGCGTTCGAAATGACGCAGCGCCGGACGCTGAGACGGTTCGCTGCTCGAGGTTTATCATAAAATAACGAAGCGAGCTGAAATTTGAACCTGGACTAGGAGAGGTAAGCAGTGGGCGTTGCTGCGTCTGAAGCCGAGGAACGGTTCAGGAAGGGATGCAAACCACGTAGTCACGAATGAACAGACGGTTCAGTGTGAGGAAGTTTAATCGATGTGAACAAGAGAAAGTAGCAACCAAGTATATTGGCAAAACTGAGAAAGGTTACGGTTTTATTAATGAATGCAAACCTCTTACTGCATGCTCGCAATGAGTTAGCTATTGTTGTGAATACAATCTAACAACAGCTTAACTCGAAAATGCATGAGAATAACGATGCAAAGGGCTTTTCCTTTAAATAAACAAGTCTAGACAATGTGATTCGGGTAAGCAAAAGATATATTAATTTGAATGTTCCATCAAGAGGAAAATGACAGTGACTTTCCATGCAAATTTACCGCTCGCCAGGAAGCAATAATTTAGCACGTACGCGTATAAACTCAGATACAAGTTGTattgataaaatattttaaactataacaaagtttaaaatacattgatgaaggaagagcagtagatgtgatgtttatcgatttcagcaaggcatttgttaaggtatcccatgcaaggcttattgagaaagcaagcatgaatgggatccaaggggacattgctttgtggatccagaactggcttgcccacagaaggaaagaATGGGTGTAGACTGGTCTTATTCTcaatggaggttggtgactagtggtgggcCTCAAGGGTCTGTTCTGacacccttactcttcgtgatttttataaatcacctggatgaggaagtggagggatgagttagtaagtggagaggtggtaaattggattagacattggctcaatggaagaagccaaagagtggtggtagaaaattgcttctctgagtggaggcctgtgactagtggtgtgccacagagatcagtgctgggtccattgttatttgtcatctatatcaatgatctagatgataaagtggtaaattggatcagaaaatttgctgatgatacaaagattggaggtgtagtagacagtgaggaaggttttcagagcctgcagggggacttggaccagctggaaaaatgggctgaaaaatggcagatggagtttaatacagacaagtgtgaggtattgcacgttggaaggacaaaccaaggtagaacatacagggttaatggtaaggcactgaggagtgcagtagaacagagggatctgggaatacagatacaaaattccctaaaagtggcgtcacaagtagatagggtcggaaagagagcttttggtacattggcctttattaatcaaagtattgagtataagagctggaatgttatgatgaggttgtataaggcattggtgaggccgaatctggagtattgtgttcagttttggtcaccaaattacaggaaggatataaataaggttgaaagagtgcagagaaggtttacaaggatgttgccaggacttgagaaactcagttatagagaaaggttgaataggttaggacttcatgccctagagcgtagaagaatgaggggagatttggtagagctatataaaattatgattggtatagacagagtgaatgcaagcaggctttttccactgaggcaagggaagaaaaaaaccagaggacatgggttaagggtgaggggggaaaagttaaaagggaacattgggggggggcttcttcacacagagcgtggtgggagtatggactgagctgccagatgaggtggtaaatgcgggttctttt is a genomic window of Mobula hypostoma chromosome 28, sMobHyp1.1, whole genome shotgun sequence containing:
- the LOC134338745 gene encoding C3a anaphylatoxin chemotactic receptor-like, with amino-acid sequence MSILENSVNLTAGSNYTSEHPDLPLVSKWTMIPYAITFLLGVPGNSTAIWVTGFKMNRSIYTTCFLYLAVADLICCLILPFWMVVFTFPDMGLSNYRWNISLESAIAFNGSVSVFILTLISILRCIAVTRPIWFYQHMRLRWVYAAFFGVSGLSILFCITVLLNGKIALYIGPRTWDMMRVTWAIIIFVLPVVIMTICCALIGLQLHRDKFTQSRNPVRLTMTVVAAFIASGLPFHSSSFASFFFDCDVRSLDHVTIPLAFFNSALNPLLYVFTGSDFRQVFRRSLASSLRLAFSEEAPEVRTDTANPTTRL